From the Rhodoferax mekongensis genome, one window contains:
- a CDS encoding DUF2846 domain-containing protein, which produces MKKFILIAFISASLVGCASVKMGDAGKDAAVKSFAVPADKAALYIYRNESMGGAVKMDVEVDGKAIGQTAAKTYLYKEVAPGKHVIASKAENTDTLEIDAKPGVAYYIWQEVKMGFMYARNKLQLVDESAGKKGVLETKLAETK; this is translated from the coding sequence ATGAAAAAGTTTATTCTCATTGCATTCATTTCCGCCAGTCTGGTGGGTTGCGCATCCGTCAAGATGGGCGACGCCGGCAAGGATGCAGCGGTCAAGTCCTTCGCTGTTCCCGCTGACAAGGCGGCCCTATATATCTATCGCAATGAGTCGATGGGCGGAGCAGTCAAGATGGATGTGGAAGTTGATGGCAAGGCCATTGGTCAGACTGCCGCCAAGACCTATTTGTACAAGGAAGTGGCCCCTGGCAAGCACGTGATCGCGTCCAAGGCCGAAAACACCGACACCTTGGAAATTGATGCCAAGCCGGGAGTGGCTTACTACATCTGGCAAGAAGTCAAAATGGGCTTTATGTACGCGCGCAACAAGTTGCAACTGGTAGATGAAAGCGCTGGCAAGAAAGGCGTGTTGGAAACCAAGTTGGCTGAAACGAAGTAA
- a CDS encoding 3'-5' exonuclease has protein sequence MPPTVTLERPTSQLMPTVLDIEASGLGRNSYPIEVGYVLPDGHAYCTLVQPEQDWTHWDDQAAALHRITRDLLEERGLRAREVATLLNTRLAGQTVYSDGWANDFTWLGVLYEAAGTSPRFKLENLRSLLSDEEADQWHVVKSQIASERGTQRHRASSDARLIQLTLQRIRAP, from the coding sequence ATGCCCCCCACTGTCACCTTGGAACGCCCCACCTCCCAACTCATGCCCACGGTGCTCGACATCGAGGCCTCCGGCCTGGGCCGCAACAGTTACCCCATCGAGGTGGGCTATGTGTTGCCGGACGGGCACGCTTACTGCACCTTGGTGCAGCCCGAGCAAGACTGGACCCACTGGGACGACCAAGCCGCTGCCCTGCACCGCATCACCCGTGATCTGCTGGAGGAACGCGGCCTGCGCGCCCGTGAAGTGGCCACCCTGCTCAACACCCGGCTGGCCGGACAAACCGTGTACTCCGATGGCTGGGCCAACGATTTCACCTGGCTGGGCGTGTTGTATGAAGCAGCCGGCACGTCCCCTCGTTTCAAGCTGGAGAACCTGCGCAGCCTGCTCAGCGACGAGGAAGCGGACCAATGGCACGTCGTCAAATCCCAGATCGCCAGCGAGCGAGGCACCCAGCGGCACAGGGCGAGCTCCGATGCGCGCCTGATCCAGCTCACCCTGCAACGCATCAGGGCGCCTTGA
- a CDS encoding DUF808 domain-containing protein yields the protein MASSLLALLDDIATILDDVAVLSKVAAKKTAGVLGDDLALNAQQVTGVSAEREIPVVWAVCKGSLLNKVILVPAALAISIVAPWLVTPLLMVGGAFLCFEGFEKLAHKFLHRAEDDQAHEAELLQALQNPAVDLVALENDKIKGAIRTDFILSAEIIAITLGTVQTSAWTTQLMVLAGVAFIMTVGVYGLVAGIVKIDDLGLYLTRRPSATPEGGFTQALGRGLLRAAPVLMKVLSVAGTAAMFLVGGGILVHGLPFLHHLLDGLPLGFVWDGLVGIVAGALVLAGVTLVQRLRQGSKGN from the coding sequence ATGGCCAGCAGCCTTCTCGCCCTTTTAGATGACATCGCCACCATCCTTGACGACGTGGCCGTACTCAGCAAAGTCGCCGCCAAGAAAACAGCCGGTGTGCTGGGGGATGACCTCGCGCTCAATGCGCAACAGGTCACTGGCGTTTCCGCAGAACGCGAGATTCCGGTGGTATGGGCGGTGTGCAAGGGTTCGCTGTTGAACAAAGTGATCCTGGTGCCCGCAGCCTTGGCCATCAGTATCGTGGCGCCCTGGCTGGTGACGCCGCTGCTCATGGTGGGCGGCGCTTTTTTGTGTTTTGAAGGTTTCGAGAAGCTGGCCCACAAGTTTCTGCATCGCGCGGAAGACGATCAGGCCCATGAAGCCGAGCTTCTGCAGGCGCTGCAAAACCCCGCAGTGGATCTGGTGGCGCTGGAGAATGACAAGATCAAGGGGGCCATCCGCACCGACTTCATTCTCTCGGCCGAAATCATCGCCATTACCTTGGGCACGGTGCAAACCAGCGCCTGGACGACGCAGCTTATGGTGCTGGCCGGTGTGGCCTTCATCATGACGGTGGGCGTGTACGGCCTGGTGGCGGGCATCGTAAAGATTGACGACCTGGGCCTCTACCTCACCCGTCGGCCCTCCGCCACGCCCGAAGGCGGCTTCACCCAGGCGCTGGGGCGCGGCTTGCTGCGCGCCGCACCGGTGCTGATGAAGGTGCTGTCGGTGGCCGGTACCGCGGCCATGTTTCTGGTGGGCGGCGGCATTCTGGTGCACGGCTTGCCGTTTTTGCACCACCTGCTGGATGGTCTGCCGCTGGGCTTTGTGTGGGACGGTTTGGTCGGCATCGTGGCCGGCGCCCTGGTGCTGGCAGGTGTAACGCTGGTGCAGCGCCTGCGTCAGGGTTCGAAGGGAAATTAG